Proteins encoded together in one Microcaecilia unicolor chromosome 3, aMicUni1.1, whole genome shotgun sequence window:
- the LENG8 gene encoding leukocyte receptor cluster member 8 isoform X1, whose amino-acid sequence MEAPMHENPEWEKARQALASISKANTATGNNKGANDGSANAQYSTQGDPAALQQQYYQWYHQQYSYYPYNYYYPMNIYGGYAQASQYAMVGSYPAATPQQPAAPGQHQGNINQVPLMDEGLSYVSSQAQLSASSQAQATQQHGSHSLVPSDQQGGSLGSHHLQQHVLSDSSSYNHHSYEPVKQKKGPQPWSRMKQAPGAGGLKFNIQKRPFVTASQTFRFSEHHNSNVGQQQNPERHQDHSSSSGKPEDWPQAMKEYVQRCFTACESEEDKDRTEKLLKEVLQARLQDGTAYTIDWSREPLPGVGKDNMKESPKKRRWEAGSSLPSQRGASLSHRGNIIVTQSQRDNGSNTGPLRGHGNSFGVKFGNRNVFMKESSSSSSAGSRSRSSSRSPHRRYRRSDSHSDSESSSFSDGETRTGSRRNPQKGRGRGGHMGRGRIQWGSRHDQGPGKRNRRKNVALDYEDPERELKKQKRAARFQHGHSRKLRMEPLILQINNLQAGASDGLDWNELKIVGTCQDITKHYLRLTCAPDPSTVRPVPVLKKALIMVKNHWKEHQDYAFACEQMKSLRQDLTVQGIRTELTVEVYETHARIALEKGDHEEFNQCQAQLKSLYAENLTGNVGEFTAYRILYYIFTRNSGDITTELAYLTKELKADPCVAHALALRNAWALSNYHRFFRLYCGAPRMSAYLIDKFAERERKSALKAMIKTFRPALPVSYVQSELAFESEEECQSFLAPLSLTYSEDASKIDCKQSLAVLPNF is encoded by the exons ATGGAGGCTCCAATGCACGAGAATCCTGAATGGGAAAAGGCTCGTCAGGCACTGGCTAGTATCAGCAAAGCAAATACCGCTACTGGGAACAATAAGGGAGCAAATGATGGATCTGCTAATGCCCAG TATTCCACCCAGGGAGATCCTGCAGCCCTACAGCAGCAGTATTACCAGTGGTATCATCAACAGTACAGCTATTATCCTTacaactactattatcctatg AATATATATGGCGGGTACGCCCAGGCCAGTCAGTATGCCATGGTAGGTTCATACCCAGCAGCAACACCCCAGCAGCCTGCAGCCCCTGGTCAGCACCAGGGAAACATAAACCAG GTCCCTTTGATGGATGAAGGCCTGTCTTACGTCTCCTCTCAGGCACAGTTGTCTGCTTCCAGTCAGGCCCAAGCCACTCAGCAGCATGGCAGCCACTCTTTGGTCCCTTCAGATCAGCAGGGAGGATCGCTGGGCTCACACCACTTGCAACAGCATGTACTGAGTGACTCATCCAGCTATAATCATCACTCATACGAGCCAGTCAAGCAGAAGAAAGGACCACAGCCATGGAGCCGCATGAAAC AGGCTCCTGGAGCTGGGGGGCTGAAATTTAATATTCAGAAGCGCCCCTTTGTGACAGCCAGCCAGACATTCAGGTTCTCAGAGCACCACAATTCCAATGTGGGACAGCAGCAGAACCCCGAGAGGCACCAAGATCACAG TTCATCATCAGGGAAGCCAGAAGACTGGCCTCAAGCGATGAAAGAATACGTGCAGCGATGCTTCACAGCCTGCGAGTCGGAGGAGGACAAGGACAGGACAGAGAAACTGTTGAAAGAGGTGCTACAGGCTCGCTTACAGGATGGCACAGCTTATACTATTGACTGGAGCCGAGAGCCGCTTCCCGG GGTTGGGAAGGACAACATGAAGGAAAGCCCCAAGAAGAGGAGGTGGGAAGCAGGATCCTCGCTTCCATCCCAGCGCGGAGCCAGCTTGTCACACCGTGGCAACATTATTGTGACGCAGTCTCAGAGGGACAATGGTAGCAATACTGGCCCCCTTCGTGGCCATGGCAACAGCTTTGGTGTCAAGTTTGGGAACAGAAACGTCTTCATGAAGGAATCCAGTTCTTCTTCCAGTGCTGGGTCCCGATCCAGGTCGTCTTCACGGTCACCTCACCGACGTTACCGCCGCAG TGATTCCCATTCAGACTCTGAGAGCAGCTCCTTTTCCGATGGTGAGACCAGAACAGGGAGCCGCAGGAACCCCCAGAAAGGCCGGGGCAGAGGTGGACACATGGGCCGAGGGAGAATTCAGTGGGGCTCAAG GCATGACCAAGGTCCTGGAAAGCGCAACCGGAGGAAAAATGTAGCCTTGGATTACGAGGATCCCGAGAGAGAGCTAAAGAAACAGAAACGAGCGGCACGCTTCCAGCATGGGCACTCCCGGAAGCTGCGCATGGAGCCCCTTATCCTGCAGATCAACAATCTGCAGGCTGGTGCCTCAGATGGCTTGGACTGGAATGAACTGAAAATCGTGGGCACCTGCCAAGACATCACCAAGCACTACTTGCGGCTGACCTGTGCACCTGACCCATCTACTGTGAGGCCCGTACCA GTATTGAAGAAAGCACTGATCATGGTGAAGAACCACTGGAAGGAGCACCAGGATTACGCCTTCGCCTGTGAGCAGATGAAGTCTCTTCGGCAGGATCTAACG GTTCAGGGAATTCGCACTGAACTCACAGTTGAGGTGTACGAGACGCACGCACGAATAGCTCTGGAGAAG GGCGATCATGAAGAGTTTAACCAGTGTCAGGCACAGCTGAAGTCTTTATATGCCGAGAATCTCACAGGCAATGTTGGGGAGTTCACAGCCTATCGCATCCTCTATTACATTTTCACTAGAAACTCTGGAG ATATCACCACTGAGCTGGCGTACCTTACCAAGGAGCTGAAGGCCGATCCCTGCGTGGCCCATGCTTTGGCACTACGCAATGCCTGGGCACTCTCTAACTATCACCGCTTCTTCCGGCTGTACTGTGGGGCACCCCGCATGTCTGCGTACCTCATTGATAAGTTTGCCGAGAGGGAGAGGAAGTCCGCCCTCAAGGCCATGATCAAAAC TTTCCGTCCAGCGCTCCCCGTTTCCTACGTTCAGTCAGAGCTGGCCTTCGAGAGCGAGGAAGAGTGCCAGAGTTTCCTGGCTCCTCTGTCCCTTACATATTCAGAGGACGCCAGCAAGATCGACTGCAAGCAGAGCTTGGCGGTCTTGCCCAACTTCTAA
- the LENG8 gene encoding leukocyte receptor cluster member 8 isoform X3, giving the protein MEAPMHENPEWEKARQALASISKANTATGNNKGANDGSANAQYSTQGDPAALQQQYYQWYHQQYSYYPYNYYYPMNIYGGYAQASQYAMVGSYPAATPQQPAAPGQHQGNINQVPLMDEGLSYVSSQAQLSASSQAQATQQHGSHSLVPSDQQGGSLGSHHLQQHVLSDSSSYNHHSYEPVKQKKGPQPWSRMKQAPGAGGLKFNIQKRPFVTASQTFRFSEHHNSNVGQQQNPERHQDHSSSSSGKPEDWPQAMKEYVQRCFTACESEEDKDRTEKLLKEVLQARLQDGTAYTIDWSREPLPGVGKDNMKESPKKRRWEAGSSLPSQRGASLSHRGNIIVTQSQRDNGSNTGPLRGHGNSFGVKFGNRNVFMKESSSSSSAGSRSRSSSRSPHRRYRRSDSHSDSESSSFSDGETRTGSRRNPQKGRGRGGHMGRGRIQWGSRHDQGPGKRNRRKNVALDYEDPERELKKQKRAARFQHGHSRKLRMEPLILQINNLQAGASDGLDWNELKIVGTCQDITKHYLRLTCAPDPSTVRPVPVLKKALIMVKNHWKEHQDYAFACEQMKSLRQDLTVQGIRTELTVEVYETHARIALEKGDHEEFNQCQAQLKSLYAENLTGNVGEFTAYRILYYIFTRNSGDITTELAYLTKELKADPCVAHALALRNAWALSNYHRFFRLYCGAPRMSAYLIDKFAERERKSALKAMIKTYVLVVLLPELTAFFSPSCLV; this is encoded by the exons ATGGAGGCTCCAATGCACGAGAATCCTGAATGGGAAAAGGCTCGTCAGGCACTGGCTAGTATCAGCAAAGCAAATACCGCTACTGGGAACAATAAGGGAGCAAATGATGGATCTGCTAATGCCCAG TATTCCACCCAGGGAGATCCTGCAGCCCTACAGCAGCAGTATTACCAGTGGTATCATCAACAGTACAGCTATTATCCTTacaactactattatcctatg AATATATATGGCGGGTACGCCCAGGCCAGTCAGTATGCCATGGTAGGTTCATACCCAGCAGCAACACCCCAGCAGCCTGCAGCCCCTGGTCAGCACCAGGGAAACATAAACCAG GTCCCTTTGATGGATGAAGGCCTGTCTTACGTCTCCTCTCAGGCACAGTTGTCTGCTTCCAGTCAGGCCCAAGCCACTCAGCAGCATGGCAGCCACTCTTTGGTCCCTTCAGATCAGCAGGGAGGATCGCTGGGCTCACACCACTTGCAACAGCATGTACTGAGTGACTCATCCAGCTATAATCATCACTCATACGAGCCAGTCAAGCAGAAGAAAGGACCACAGCCATGGAGCCGCATGAAAC AGGCTCCTGGAGCTGGGGGGCTGAAATTTAATATTCAGAAGCGCCCCTTTGTGACAGCCAGCCAGACATTCAGGTTCTCAGAGCACCACAATTCCAATGTGGGACAGCAGCAGAACCCCGAGAGGCACCAAGATCACAG CAGTTCATCATCAGGGAAGCCAGAAGACTGGCCTCAAGCGATGAAAGAATACGTGCAGCGATGCTTCACAGCCTGCGAGTCGGAGGAGGACAAGGACAGGACAGAGAAACTGTTGAAAGAGGTGCTACAGGCTCGCTTACAGGATGGCACAGCTTATACTATTGACTGGAGCCGAGAGCCGCTTCCCGG GGTTGGGAAGGACAACATGAAGGAAAGCCCCAAGAAGAGGAGGTGGGAAGCAGGATCCTCGCTTCCATCCCAGCGCGGAGCCAGCTTGTCACACCGTGGCAACATTATTGTGACGCAGTCTCAGAGGGACAATGGTAGCAATACTGGCCCCCTTCGTGGCCATGGCAACAGCTTTGGTGTCAAGTTTGGGAACAGAAACGTCTTCATGAAGGAATCCAGTTCTTCTTCCAGTGCTGGGTCCCGATCCAGGTCGTCTTCACGGTCACCTCACCGACGTTACCGCCGCAG TGATTCCCATTCAGACTCTGAGAGCAGCTCCTTTTCCGATGGTGAGACCAGAACAGGGAGCCGCAGGAACCCCCAGAAAGGCCGGGGCAGAGGTGGACACATGGGCCGAGGGAGAATTCAGTGGGGCTCAAG GCATGACCAAGGTCCTGGAAAGCGCAACCGGAGGAAAAATGTAGCCTTGGATTACGAGGATCCCGAGAGAGAGCTAAAGAAACAGAAACGAGCGGCACGCTTCCAGCATGGGCACTCCCGGAAGCTGCGCATGGAGCCCCTTATCCTGCAGATCAACAATCTGCAGGCTGGTGCCTCAGATGGCTTGGACTGGAATGAACTGAAAATCGTGGGCACCTGCCAAGACATCACCAAGCACTACTTGCGGCTGACCTGTGCACCTGACCCATCTACTGTGAGGCCCGTACCA GTATTGAAGAAAGCACTGATCATGGTGAAGAACCACTGGAAGGAGCACCAGGATTACGCCTTCGCCTGTGAGCAGATGAAGTCTCTTCGGCAGGATCTAACG GTTCAGGGAATTCGCACTGAACTCACAGTTGAGGTGTACGAGACGCACGCACGAATAGCTCTGGAGAAG GGCGATCATGAAGAGTTTAACCAGTGTCAGGCACAGCTGAAGTCTTTATATGCCGAGAATCTCACAGGCAATGTTGGGGAGTTCACAGCCTATCGCATCCTCTATTACATTTTCACTAGAAACTCTGGAG ATATCACCACTGAGCTGGCGTACCTTACCAAGGAGCTGAAGGCCGATCCCTGCGTGGCCCATGCTTTGGCACTACGCAATGCCTGGGCACTCTCTAACTATCACCGCTTCTTCCGGCTGTACTGTGGGGCACCCCGCATGTCTGCGTACCTCATTGATAAGTTTGCCGAGAGGGAGAGGAAGTCCGCCCTCAAGGCCATGATCAAAACGTATGTGTTGGTGGTGCTGCTTCCTGAGCTaaccgcttttttttcccccagctgTCTTGTGTAG
- the LENG9 gene encoding leukocyte receptor cluster member 9, whose translation MENSSEQEGSGSLEDGMEPGSEKEPTGERSSQQEKSSSLVEDGKEQRAEKEPPGETSSEQEGSGSLEDGKESGTEEPTGGTDNIRTCSFFMEGRCRFGNRCRSLHPGSKQENAVPFPPKSTKEGATVALKKPPMKTAEDVISRIQWDEHLPKESFVVGYLDRFLGTLEKPFSAFSWEDLASVGHDVLAIPKHRIQYFKFRDLIVWDKRTRTDNVFGSTGSGQTILDIVGSYETLVQLENHEDTAEDAIESENNNDCAPGESTAGDSHKHPSTQRLRPTHFVAIRISSTEIQDAIKEVQQYLLKERPQLAEFCCSVSTLHLTLCPLHLDCPEEIEKALTVLQEVMSTTQRLLPPMLILHFQGLEDFHSRVLYIAPSETTELLTFMRVLNHSFREKGLVVIQPPNSQKLHLTVAKVPINRSQKDPMLQLCPDLYREWQGKEFGSQAVDSLCFCYAGKDRRSDGFYTTLLELPLY comes from the coding sequence ATGGAGAACAGCTCAGAACAGGAAGGTAGTGGTTCTTTGGAGGATGGAATGGAACCAGGGTCAGAAAAAGAACCCACTGGAGAAAGGAGCTCACAACAGGAAAAGAGTAGTTCTTTGGTGGAGGATGGAAAGGAACAAAGGGCAGAAAAGGAACCCCCTGGAGAGACCAGCTCAGAACAGGAAGGTAGTGGTTCTTTGGAGGATGGAAAGGAATCAGGCACAGAAGAACCCACTGGAGGGACAGACAACATTCGCACTTGTAGCTTCTTCATGGAAGGGCGATGCCGGTTTGGGAACCGTTGTCGAAGCCTCCATCCTGGCTCCAAGCAAGAGAACGCTGTGCCATTCCCTCCAAAGTCTACAAAAGAAGGAGCAACAGTTGCATTGAAGAAGCCTCCCATGAAGACAGCAGAGGATGTCATCTCTCGAATCCAGTGGGATGAGCACTTGCCAAAAGAGAGCTTTGTGGTGGGTTATCTGGATCGGTTCCTGGGTACCCTAGAGAAACCATTTTCTGCCTTTTCTTGGGAGGACTTGGCTTCTGTGGGACATGATGTGCTAGCAATACCCAAACACAGAATCCAATACTTCAAATTCAGGGACTTGATAGTATGGGATAAAAGAACTCGCACAGACAATGTGTTCGGCTCTACGGGCAGTGGCCAGACGATTCTGGACATTGTGGGTTCATATGAGACACTGGTACAGTTGGAAAATCATGAAGACACAGCTGAAGATGCAATAGAAAGTGAAAACAACAATGATTGTGCCCCAGGGGAAAGCACAGCTGGTGACAGCCATAAACATCCCTCCACACAGAGGCTAAGACCCACTCATTTTGTTGCAATACGAATCAGCAGCACTGAGATACAAGATGCTATCAAAGAGGTTCAGCAGTACCTGCTGAAGGAAAGGCCTCAGCTAGCGGAGTTCTGCTGCTCTGTGTCCACTCTGCACCTGACCCTGTGTCCACTGCACCTCGATTGCCCAGAGGAAATCGAGAAAGCTCTCACCGTTCTACAAGAGGTCATGTCCACTACTCAACGCCTTCTTCCACCCATGCTCATTCTTCACTTCCAGGGCCTGGAAGACTTTCACTCACGTGTGCTCTATATAGCACCTTCCGAGACAACAGAGCTGTTGACCTTCATGCGTGTTCTGAATCACAGCTTCCGTGAGAAAGGACTGGTAGTCATCCAACCACCCAACTCCCAGAAACTTCACCTTACTGTTGCTAAAGTTCCCATAAACCGCTCTCAGAAAGATCCCATGCTGCAGCTGTGCCCCGACCTCTATAGGGAATGGCAAGGAAAGGAGTTTGGGTCACAAGCTGTCGACTCCCTCTGTTTTTGTTATGCTGGAAAAGACAGACGTAGCGATGGCTTCTACACCACACTGCTGGAGTTACCGCTTTATTGA
- the LENG8 gene encoding leukocyte receptor cluster member 8 isoform X2, giving the protein MEAPMHENPEWEKARQALASISKANTATGNNKGANDGSANAQYSTQGDPAALQQQYYQWYHQQYSYYPYNYYYPMNIYGGYAQASQYAMVGSYPAATPQQPAAPGQHQGNINQAQLSASSQAQATQQHGSHSLVPSDQQGGSLGSHHLQQHVLSDSSSYNHHSYEPVKQKKGPQPWSRMKQAPGAGGLKFNIQKRPFVTASQTFRFSEHHNSNVGQQQNPERHQDHSSSSSGKPEDWPQAMKEYVQRCFTACESEEDKDRTEKLLKEVLQARLQDGTAYTIDWSREPLPGVGKDNMKESPKKRRWEAGSSLPSQRGASLSHRGNIIVTQSQRDNGSNTGPLRGHGNSFGVKFGNRNVFMKESSSSSSAGSRSRSSSRSPHRRYRRSDSHSDSESSSFSDGETRTGSRRNPQKGRGRGGHMGRGRIQWGSRHDQGPGKRNRRKNVALDYEDPERELKKQKRAARFQHGHSRKLRMEPLILQINNLQAGASDGLDWNELKIVGTCQDITKHYLRLTCAPDPSTVRPVPVLKKALIMVKNHWKEHQDYAFACEQMKSLRQDLTVQGIRTELTVEVYETHARIALEKGDHEEFNQCQAQLKSLYAENLTGNVGEFTAYRILYYIFTRNSGDITTELAYLTKELKADPCVAHALALRNAWALSNYHRFFRLYCGAPRMSAYLIDKFAERERKSALKAMIKTFRPALPVSYVQSELAFESEEECQSFLAPLSLTYSEDASKIDCKQSLAVLPNF; this is encoded by the exons ATGGAGGCTCCAATGCACGAGAATCCTGAATGGGAAAAGGCTCGTCAGGCACTGGCTAGTATCAGCAAAGCAAATACCGCTACTGGGAACAATAAGGGAGCAAATGATGGATCTGCTAATGCCCAG TATTCCACCCAGGGAGATCCTGCAGCCCTACAGCAGCAGTATTACCAGTGGTATCATCAACAGTACAGCTATTATCCTTacaactactattatcctatg AATATATATGGCGGGTACGCCCAGGCCAGTCAGTATGCCATGGTAGGTTCATACCCAGCAGCAACACCCCAGCAGCCTGCAGCCCCTGGTCAGCACCAGGGAAACATAAACCAG GCACAGTTGTCTGCTTCCAGTCAGGCCCAAGCCACTCAGCAGCATGGCAGCCACTCTTTGGTCCCTTCAGATCAGCAGGGAGGATCGCTGGGCTCACACCACTTGCAACAGCATGTACTGAGTGACTCATCCAGCTATAATCATCACTCATACGAGCCAGTCAAGCAGAAGAAAGGACCACAGCCATGGAGCCGCATGAAAC AGGCTCCTGGAGCTGGGGGGCTGAAATTTAATATTCAGAAGCGCCCCTTTGTGACAGCCAGCCAGACATTCAGGTTCTCAGAGCACCACAATTCCAATGTGGGACAGCAGCAGAACCCCGAGAGGCACCAAGATCACAG CAGTTCATCATCAGGGAAGCCAGAAGACTGGCCTCAAGCGATGAAAGAATACGTGCAGCGATGCTTCACAGCCTGCGAGTCGGAGGAGGACAAGGACAGGACAGAGAAACTGTTGAAAGAGGTGCTACAGGCTCGCTTACAGGATGGCACAGCTTATACTATTGACTGGAGCCGAGAGCCGCTTCCCGG GGTTGGGAAGGACAACATGAAGGAAAGCCCCAAGAAGAGGAGGTGGGAAGCAGGATCCTCGCTTCCATCCCAGCGCGGAGCCAGCTTGTCACACCGTGGCAACATTATTGTGACGCAGTCTCAGAGGGACAATGGTAGCAATACTGGCCCCCTTCGTGGCCATGGCAACAGCTTTGGTGTCAAGTTTGGGAACAGAAACGTCTTCATGAAGGAATCCAGTTCTTCTTCCAGTGCTGGGTCCCGATCCAGGTCGTCTTCACGGTCACCTCACCGACGTTACCGCCGCAG TGATTCCCATTCAGACTCTGAGAGCAGCTCCTTTTCCGATGGTGAGACCAGAACAGGGAGCCGCAGGAACCCCCAGAAAGGCCGGGGCAGAGGTGGACACATGGGCCGAGGGAGAATTCAGTGGGGCTCAAG GCATGACCAAGGTCCTGGAAAGCGCAACCGGAGGAAAAATGTAGCCTTGGATTACGAGGATCCCGAGAGAGAGCTAAAGAAACAGAAACGAGCGGCACGCTTCCAGCATGGGCACTCCCGGAAGCTGCGCATGGAGCCCCTTATCCTGCAGATCAACAATCTGCAGGCTGGTGCCTCAGATGGCTTGGACTGGAATGAACTGAAAATCGTGGGCACCTGCCAAGACATCACCAAGCACTACTTGCGGCTGACCTGTGCACCTGACCCATCTACTGTGAGGCCCGTACCA GTATTGAAGAAAGCACTGATCATGGTGAAGAACCACTGGAAGGAGCACCAGGATTACGCCTTCGCCTGTGAGCAGATGAAGTCTCTTCGGCAGGATCTAACG GTTCAGGGAATTCGCACTGAACTCACAGTTGAGGTGTACGAGACGCACGCACGAATAGCTCTGGAGAAG GGCGATCATGAAGAGTTTAACCAGTGTCAGGCACAGCTGAAGTCTTTATATGCCGAGAATCTCACAGGCAATGTTGGGGAGTTCACAGCCTATCGCATCCTCTATTACATTTTCACTAGAAACTCTGGAG ATATCACCACTGAGCTGGCGTACCTTACCAAGGAGCTGAAGGCCGATCCCTGCGTGGCCCATGCTTTGGCACTACGCAATGCCTGGGCACTCTCTAACTATCACCGCTTCTTCCGGCTGTACTGTGGGGCACCCCGCATGTCTGCGTACCTCATTGATAAGTTTGCCGAGAGGGAGAGGAAGTCCGCCCTCAAGGCCATGATCAAAAC TTTCCGTCCAGCGCTCCCCGTTTCCTACGTTCAGTCAGAGCTGGCCTTCGAGAGCGAGGAAGAGTGCCAGAGTTTCCTGGCTCCTCTGTCCCTTACATATTCAGAGGACGCCAGCAAGATCGACTGCAAGCAGAGCTTGGCGGTCTTGCCCAACTTCTAA